The following are encoded in a window of Mycosarcoma maydis chromosome 10, whole genome shotgun sequence genomic DNA:
- a CDS encoding uncharacterized protein (related to YJU2 - essential protein required for pre-mRNA splicing), giving the protein MQGFNMGRYRPPDSDPRRVRFNATDALASRARRLGTHAMLVVRFELPFHVICSTCSAHHVQGTRFNAEKRPTDWYLSTRIWTFTCKCSCSAKFDILTDPQNAQYTLGTGARRQHQEWHPEQSAGHAVYDSDKQHDAFAKIERDSTQQRRIKENHERIIQLERAQLCSKDPYTSNAALRATLREQKTQAVRQMQTDQQIKRRIAWNDHLHLSRTSSTQSEKDRSAWIHARSNCRVSPTTSTQTVHKLKAHILANTLRKRDPFLSNTTRTSPPLTQSLVKPRSSTRSSSITASKPSKRM; this is encoded by the coding sequence ATGCAGGGGTTCAACATGGGTCGGTATCGGCCACCCGATTCGGATCCACGACGTGTGCGGTTCAACGCGACTGATGCGTTGGCGAGTCGAGCGCGGCGTCTTGGCACACATGCCatgttggtggtgcgcttcgagctgccgTTCCACGTaatctgctcgacatgcaGTGCGCATCATGTACAAGGCACCCGTTTCAATGCGGAAAAACGGCCGACCGACTGGTATCTCAGCACACGTATCTGGACGTTCACTTGCAAATGTAGCTGCTCGGCGAAATTCGACATTCTCACAGATCCCCAAAACGCCCAGTACACGCTAGGCACAGGAGCCCGCAGGCAGCACCAAGAGTGGCATCCAGAGCAATCCGCAGGCCATGCCGTGTACGATTCCGACAAGCAGCATGATGCAttcgccaagatcgagcgtGATTCCACACAACAGCGTCGGATCAAGGAGAACCACGAGAGAATCATTCAACTCGAGCGCGCACAGCTATGCAGTAAGGATCCTTACACCTCCAATGCCGCACTAAGAGCCACGTTGCGCGAACAAAAGACGCAAGCAGTAAGGCAGATGCAGACCGATCAGCAGATCAAGCGTCGCATTGCGTGGAACGACCATCTGCACTTGTCTCGCACCTCGTCAACTCAGTCCGAGAAGGATCGCTCAGCATGGATCCATGCTCGCTCCAATTGCCGAGTCTCACCAACCACATCGACGCAAACTGTACACAAGCTCAAGGCACACATCCTCGCAAACACGCTCAGAAAGCGCGATCCATTCCTCTCCAACACCACCCGCACCTCTCCACCACTCACACAATCACTTGTCAAGCCGCGTTCGTCCACCcgctcctcctccatcaCCGCATCAAAGCCATCCAAACGCATGTGA
- a CDS encoding putative exosome catalytic subunit DIS3: MVEISIQKRPLAGVELESAQHKYFRKTARGKVLKILRERYLRDDIACGSRACERCHHIHADLQRQSQENGSQNKIFLDPNGLKNSKLDRNHYLILDTNAFLHQMDLIENPSFTDVIVLQTVADEVRHRSLPLFNRLKNLISDPDRRFWVFYNDFGRETAVLQHEHESPNDRNDRAIRTAAKWYRKHLMASTGPGSSVKANLDVLLISDDQDNVQRALKDDIRAMSVRDYIQGLENADQLLDLLSSRSLVSGSGGSEKRAVLYPEHLPQNQVTAGIKSGQLLQGFFNANPYNYLEATVRSGQLTRPILLVGRESMNRAVDGDIVAVQMLPKEQWKSATEEVIDADAALKDDDAEAGNGDGDGEADDDIEARLARKEAADAEANARSSRGEPQPTGKVVGIVRRNWRSYVAHVDVNSVNSSALSSLGAQTVFATPVDRKLPRIRIRTRQAKDLMGQKILIALDAWRPTSRYPDGHFVRALGQAESKEAEQESLLLEHDVPYRPFSKAILDCLPPEGDSWVVPPKDMTHHAWRDRVDMRDEIICSIDPPGCQDIDDALHAKQLPNGNIEAGVHIADVSYFVRPDNPMDAEAASRGTTVYLVDKRIDMLPHLLGTNLCSLRPYVERLAFSAVWEMTPDAEIVNVRFHKSVIASKAAFTYEEAQLRKDDASKNDAITKSIRLLNSLAKKLKQKRMDAGALNLASPEVRIHLDSSECAAPIDVEQKEMRETNSLVEEFMLLANVSVAERIYQVFPMTAVLRRHLPPPRTNFETLQDILLKRRNMELDVSSSGALAASLDKCVDPKDPAFNTLVRIMATRCMLSAEYFCSGSVARDTFSHYGLAAGMYTHFTSPIRRYADVLAHRQLAAAINYEPLHASLHSKDYVDDILKVVNKRHRSAQQAGRASVEFYVGLSIAERNASLSQSANHAPMMQSSAYVIRVFRNGLAVFVNQFGLEGLITFNDEVEFDQDNYQVTIPKHVSALNKNLKLGIFDQCTVQIGVTKDANTKRGKVSMHLVA, from the coding sequence ATGGTCGAGATCAGCATTCAGAAGCGGCCGCTTGccggcgtcgagctcgaatcggcTCAGCACAAATACTTTCGCAAGACTGCGCGGGGCAAGGTGCTCAAGATACTACGCGAGCGATATCTCCGCGACGACATTGCCTGTGGTAGCCGCGCTTGCGAACGCTGTCATCACATCCATGCCGACCTTCAGAGACAATCCCAAGAGAACGGCTCGCAAAACAAGATCTTCCTAGACCCTAATGGCCTCAAGAAtagcaagctcgatcgaAACCACTACCTCATTCTCGACACCAACGCCTTCCTCCATCAGATGGATCTCATCGAGAACCCTAGCTTCACCGATGTCATTGTCCTCCAGACAGTCGCAGACGAGGTTCGCCACAGAAGCCTTCCTCTCTTCAACCGCTTGAAGAACCTCATTTCCGATCCCGATCGCAGATTCTGGGTCTTTTACAACGACTTTGGCCGCGAAACCGCAGTACTGCAACATGAGCATGAGTCGCCCAATGATAGAAACGACAGAGCCATccgcacagcagcaaagtgGTACAGGAAGCATCTCATGGCGTCCACCGGCCCAGGCTCGTCAGTCAAAGCCAATCTCGACGTGCTTCTCATCagcgacgaccaagacaaCGTCCAGCGCGCCCTCAAAGACGACATCCGCGCAATGTCGGTTCGCGACTATATCCAAGGTCTCGAAAATGCAGACCAGCTCCTGGACCTTCTctcttctcgctctctcgTCTCGGGCTCCGGAGGCAGTGAGAAGCGCGCCGTTCTCTATCCCGAGCATCTTCCGCAGAACCAGGTCACGGCCGGTATCAAGTCTGGTCAACTCCTCCAGGGCTTCTTCAACGCAAATCCATACAACTACCTTGAAGCCACCGTCCGATCCGGTCAGTTGACCCGCCccatcctgctcgtcggTCGTGAGTCGATGAATCGCGCCGTCGATGGAGATATCGTCGCTGTCCAGATGCTGCCCAAGGAACAATGGAAGAGTGCGACCGAAGAAGTcatcgacgccgatgcggcgctcaaggacgacgatgcagaagcgggcaacggcgacggcgacggcgaaGCTGACGACGATATCGAAGCGCGTCTCGCCAGAAAGGAAGCAGCCGACGCCGAAGCCAATGCACGTTCTTCGCGAGGTGAACCGCAGCCGACAGGCAAAGTCGTCGGCATTGTGCGCCGCAATTGGAGGTCGTACGTCGCCCACGTCGACGTGAATTCGGTCAACTCCTCTGCACTATCGAGCCTCGGCGCACAGACGGTGTTTGCAACGCCGGTCGACCGCAAGCTGCCTCGAATCCGTATTCGCACCCGCCAAGCGAAAGATCTCATGGGACAAAAGATCCTGATCGCTCTCGACGCATGGCGGCCAACTTCACGCTATCCTGATGGTCACTTTGTGCGCGCCCTTGGCCAAGCCGAGAGcaaagaagccgagcaagaatCGCTCTTGCTAGAGCACGATGTACCCTACCGACCGTTCAGCAAGGCCATCCTCGACTGCCTACCGCCCGAGGGCGATAGCTGGGTGGTACCTCCCAAGGACATGACGCACCATGCTTGGAGAGACAGAGTCGATATGCGCGACGAGATCATCTGCTCCATCGACCCGCCTGGGTGCCAAGACATTGACGACGCACTTcacgccaagcagctgccCAACGGCAACATCGAAGCGGGCGTGCACATCGCCGACGTCTCCTACTTTGTCCGTCCCGACAACCCGATGGACGCCGAAGCGGCAAGTCGCGGCACTACCGTCTACCTGGTCGATAAACGAATCGACATGCTCCCTCACCTGCTCGGCACCAACCTGTGCTCGCTTCGACCGTACGTAGAACGGCTTGCCTTCAGTGCAGTGTGGGAGATGACGCCCGACGCCGAGATCGTCAATGTGCGATTCCACAAGTCGGTCATCGCATCCAAAGCCGCCTTCACCTacgaagaagcgcaacTGCGAAAGGACGATGCATCCAAGAATGACGCCATCACAAAGTCGATCCGATTGCTTaactcgctcgccaagaagctcaagcagaaaCGTATGGACGCTGGAGCGCTCAACCTCGCATCACCCGAAGTGCGTATTCACCTTGACTCGTCCGAATGCGCGGCGCCGatcgatgtcgagcagaAGGAAATGCGCGAAAccaactcgctcgtcgaagaATTCATGCTTCTCGCCAATGTCTCGGTCGCCGAACGCATCTACCAAGTGTTCCCCATGACGGCGGTacttcgtcgtcatctgcCCCCGCCGCGGACAAATTTCGAGACGTTGCAGGACATTCTGCTCAAACGACGCAACATGGAGCTTGacgtgtcgagctcggGAGCGCTGGCTGCTTCGCTCGACAAATGTGTCGATCCCAAAGACCCCGCGTTCAACACGTTGGTCCGAATCATGGCGACACGGTGCATGCTCAGTGCGGAATACTTCTGTTCCGGAAGCGTTGCACGTGATACTTTCAGTCATTATGGTCTGGCGGCGGGAATGTATACACATTTCACATCGCCGATTCGACGGTACGCCGACGTGTTGGCGCATCGTCAGCTCGCAGCTGCGATCAACTACGAGCCACTGCACGCGTCGTTGCACAGCAAAGACTACGTCGATGACATTCTCAAGGTCGTCAATAAACGACACCGATCAGCGCAGCAGGCGGGACGCGCTTCGGTCGAGTTCTACGTAGGTCTCAGCATCGCTGAACGTAACGCGTCACTTTCGCAGTCCGCGAACCATGCGCCTATGATGCAAAGCTCAGCTTACGTGATCCGAGTCTTCCGTAACGGTCTAGCCGTGTTTGTCAACCAATTTGGTCTAGAAGGCCTGATCACGTTCAACGACGAAGTCGAGTTCGATCAGGACAACTACCAGGTCACCATCCCCAAGCACGTCAGTGCACTCAACAAGAATCTCAAGCTGGGCATCTTTGATCAGTGTACCGTACAGATCGGCGTCACCAAGGATGCCAATACGAAGCGCGGCAAGGTGAGCATGCATTTGGTTGCATAA